The following are encoded together in the Bactrocera neohumeralis isolate Rockhampton chromosome 6, APGP_CSIRO_Bneo_wtdbg2-racon-allhic-juicebox.fasta_v2, whole genome shotgun sequence genome:
- the LOC126762523 gene encoding uncharacterized protein LOC126762523: MWSEAAEADLIKLWRAKIPQLRSDRQYSSHILVYQEMADAMETLSHEYTAADIKMKLYEFTNKYKQEQQKICPSSWTHFNAVHEVLDSFCFDELVEDSIVVDIENIEPINEDCENECQLTLPRTNASAFDNSNHSSSSGIGNNENKTAVSVIEEMREDFLKATQTWKEANEKQQIILQKYVNDFREMKDAFIDFLRRQN, encoded by the exons ATGTGGAGTGAGGCTGCCGAAGCCGATCTTATAAAGCTGTGGCGAGCAAAAATACCACAGCTTCGATCGGACAGGCAATACAGCAGCCACATACTCGTATATCAGGAGATGGCGGACGCTATGGAGACACTTAGCCACGAGTATACTGCCGCAGATATAAAGATGAAACTGTATGAATTCACCAACAAATACAA GCAGGAGCAACAGAAAATTTGCCCTTCGTCGTGGACACATTTTAATGCGGTCCACGAAGTATTAGATAGCTTTTGCTTCGACGAGCTTGTAGAAGACAGCATTGTGG TTGATATTGAGAACATTGAGCCGATTAATGAGGATTGCGAAAACGAATGTCAATTAACACTTCCGAGGACTAACGCATCTGCATTCGATAACTCCAATCACTCTTCATCCAGTGGCATTggaaacaatgaaaataaaacggCAGTATCGGTGATAGAAGAAATGCGGGAGGATTTTTTGAAGGCGACTCAGACATGGAAGGAGGCTAATGAAAAACagcaaattattttgcaaaaatatgtcaATGACTTTCGCGAGATGAAGGATGCTTTCATCGACTTCCTTCGTCGCCAAAATTAG
- the LOC126761768 gene encoding uncharacterized protein LOC126761768: protein MELLNAKHRDYKTRNILTTAERIKVIKAYKRMPNYQRLASTFGCSAKQIKNIISNKDQLLRHYDSVRANKLTDEVTNRRQEKIDFLGKVVYEFLLRALYLRMPIGTTIIRQKAFEVKEAIAIENFSPNNVWLRDFKATYNRLDLASMMEHLPSDMDQRRSLKCIDIIEYVSQQEREERRKMLTMTKDENCNSVWESDADGSHSSCSYEHTVNNRVDDSGEVFSDADMKSNDDDSLVGTNIEPIVVNLASDDEEGSNDGVSLAKAESINVPTNQSISTQKPISLPPFPDIHSYPEALRHLRVLEDFAMIEENYRAIGLITQLEQIFKNPPKLKSLTH, encoded by the coding sequence atgGAATTGTTAAACGCGAAACATCGCGATTATAAAACGCGCAATATACTGACGACGGCGGAGCGCATTAAGGTGATCAAAGCCTACAAACGCATGCCGAACTATCAACGTTTGGCGAGCACATTCGGCTGCAGTGCCAAGCAGATAAAGAACATCATTTCGAATAAGGATCAACTGTTGCGTCATTACGATAGCGTGCGCGCCAATAAGCTAACCGATGAGGTGACCAATCGACGGCAAGAGAAGATCGACTTTCTCGGCAAAGTCGTCTATGAGTTTCTGCTGCGCGCTCTCTACCTGCGCATGCCGATCGGCACCACGATCATACGCCAAAAGGCATTTGAAGTTAAGGAAGCGATTGCCATTGAAAATTTCTCACCCAACAATGTTTGGCTGCGCGACTTCAAAGCCACTTATAATCGTTTGGATTTGGCGAGCATGATGGAGCACTTGCCCAGCGATATGGATCAGCGGCGTTCGCTGAAGTGCATCGATATAATCGAGTATGTTAGTCAGCAGGAGAGAGAAGAACGGCGCAAAATGTTGACAATGACGAAAGATGAGAATTGCAATAGTGTGTGGGAGAGTGATGCGGATGGCAGTCATAGTTCGTGCAGTTACGAGCATACGGTGAATAATCGAGTCGACGACAGTGGCGAGGTGTTCAGCGATGCTGATATGAAAAGTAATGATGACGATAGCCTCGTCGGTACAAATATTGAGCCGATTGTCGTGAATCTAGCGTCGGATGACGAGGAAGGGAGCAATGATGGTGTCTCTCTTGCCAAAGCAGAATCAATCAACGTGCCTACTAATCAGAGCATTTCGACGCAAAAACCGATATCGTTGCCCCCCTTCCCCGATATACACAGTTATCCGGAGGCTTTGCGTCATTTGCGGGTGCTCGAAGACTTTGCGATGATTGAGGAGAACTATCGTGCCATCGGCTTGATAACTCAACTGGAGCAGATATTTAAGAATCCACCCAAATTGAAGAGTTTAACTCATTGA